A region from the Salvia splendens isolate huo1 chromosome 15, SspV2, whole genome shotgun sequence genome encodes:
- the LOC121769105 gene encoding pectinesterase 31-like, whose translation MGSRVITVAQDGSGDCRTVQEAIDAVPLGNACRTVIRVAPGVYRQPLYVPKTKNLITLAGIGPEATVLTWQNTATSIEHHQAARVIGTGTFGCGSTIVEGEDFIAENITFENSAPQGSGQAVALRVTADRCAFYNCRFLGWQDTLYLHHGKQYLRDCYVEGSVDFIFGNSTALLEHCHIHCKSDGFITAQSRKTSTETTGYIFLRCVITGNGKKEYTHLGRPWGPFGRVVFAYSYLDACVKPVGWHNWGKVENERSACFYEYKCFGPGSCPSKRVTWCRELIDEEAEEFVAHSFIDPDRQRPWLAPKMAIRVPYSA comes from the exons ATGGGCTCCAGAGTAATCACGGTGGCGCAGGACGGCTCCGGCGACTGCCGCACCGTGCAGGAGGCCATCGACGCCGTGCCCCTCGGCAACGCCTGCCGCACCGTCATCCGCGTAGCTCCAGGCGTCTACCGCCAGCCTCTCTATGTGCCTAAGACCAAAAACCTCATCACTCTCGCCGGAATCGGCCCCGAGGCCACCGTCCTCACCTGGCAAAACACCGCCACCAGCATCGAGCACCACCAGGCGGCGCGTGTGATCGGCACCGGCACCTTTGGCTGCGGCAGCACTATTGTTGAAGGGGAGGACTTCATCGCCGAGAACATCACCTTCGAAAACTCCGCTCCTCAG GGTTCGGGACAAGCTGTGGCGCTTAGAGTGACGGCTGATCGTTGTGCCTTCTATAATTGCAGATTTCTTGGTTGGCAg GATACGCTGTATTTGCACCACGGGAAGCAGTATTTGAGAGATTGCTACGTCGAAGGAAGTGTGGACTTCATTTTTGGCAATAGCACTGCCCTCTTGGAGCATTGCCATATCCACTGCAAATCTGATGGTTTTATTACAGCTCAAAGCAGGAAAACTTCGACAGAGACCACAGGATATATATTCTTGAG ATGTGTGATTACTGGTAACGGGAAAAAGGAGTATACCCATCTTGGGCGACCATGGGGACCTTTTGGAAGGGTGGTGTTTGCGTACTCATACTTGGATGCCTGTGTTAAGCCAGTGGGGTGGCATAACTGGGGAAAGGTTGAAAACGAAAGAAGCGCCTGCTTTTATGAATACAA GTGCTTCGGGCCGGGCAGTTGCCCCTCAAAACGCGTAACTTGGTGCAGAGAACTGATAGATGAGGAAGCTGAGGAGTTTGTTGCACACAGTTTCATCGATCCAGATCGACAGCGGCCATGGCTGGCGCCAAAGATGGCTATAAGAGTGCCATATTCGGCTTAG
- the LOC121768851 gene encoding uncharacterized protein LOC121768851, whose protein sequence is MTEVGPPPSCRAALAPAGFRRDRPILKLKWQGAVTKPLRLMKIDAQIVNPTTYSSRISTDIPLYEIPGASFDEYLEDKPRVFKAIFPDKRRSDQINQDVWRVRMLPIEFLFLTVSPVVDMRLRCKSSGIGYPPGIPPDISKVLDLEIIKWELQGLDDIVKPSEFSLCVKGALYPDRRGSRSRLKGQLQMSISFVLPPVLSLVPEDIRRDVAESVLKSLVGNMKDKVNGSLTADYSQFKRERPKALA, encoded by the exons ATGACCGAGGTTGGGCCGCCGCCGTCGTGCCGGGCCGCCCTTGCACCCGCCGGATTCAGGAGAGACCGGCCAATTCTCAAACTCAAATGGCAAGGCGCCGTTACGAAACCTTTGCGGCTGATGAAGATAGACGCTCAAATAGTGAATCCAACCACCTACTCTTCACGAATTTCCACTGACATCCCTCTCTACGAAATTCCCGGG GCTTCCTTTGATGAGTATTTGGAAGATAAGCCCAGGGTTTTTAAGGCCATCTTTCCAGATAAGCGTAGGAGCGACCAAATCAATCAG GACGTGTGGAGGGTACGGATGCTACCAATAGAATTCCTATTTCTGACCGTGTCACCAGTAGTCGACATGAGGCTAAGATGTAAATCTAGTGGGATTGGATACCCACCCGGAATCCCTCCCGATATTTCAAAAGTTCTTGATCTTGAAATC ATTAAGTGGGAGCTGCAGGGCCTAGATGACATTGTCAAGCCATCGGAATTCTCCCTATGCGTGAAAGGGGCTCTCTATCCTGACAGACGTGGATCACGCAGCAGGTTGAAAGGCCAACTACAGATGAGCATAAGCTTCGTCCTACCTCCCGTGCTTTCGTTGGTTCCTGAAGACATCCGAAGAGATGTTGCTGAGTCG GTTTTGAAGAGTTTGGTGGGCAATATGAAAGATAAAGTAAATGGAAGCTTGACGGCAGACTATAGTCAATTCAAGAGAGAAAGACCAAAGGCTTTAGCATGA
- the LOC121768844 gene encoding pentatricopeptide repeat-containing protein At5g15340, mitochondrial-like, with amino-acid sequence MRWPISPTTASALARHCRALIRSRAQSSDISGGHKLHAASVTSGLLTLPQLFVGNVLMQMYAACKDATPARKVFDEIPLSFKDAVDWTTLVDCCSHDGAALDALTLFVSMRREGIPIDHIAMVSLFGTCTKVGNIVFGIQGHACMMKMGLDFSVKSRNAVMDMYVKCGLMDDAKMVFDEMPERNVVSWTVLLWGVLKWEGLERGMKLFDEMPERNVIAWTIMIARHVENGLIREAFDLVAEMVFSCGFCLDSSSSLCSILSSCTQSGDVAMGRWVHAYALKATTDASTDVKFGTAVLDMYAKCGRIDTAVRVFKSMETKNVITWNAMLGGLAMHGKGAKALDMFNQMVEEIKPNDVTITAVLAACSHSGLVDEGRRLFDVLENTFELRPSMDNYACVVDLLGRAGCLQEAEAVIRAMPMRPNEVVLGSLLGACSVHRAHDVAERLLKDLTRMHPHNTEHHVLLSNMYALSGKMAKAHSFRKDLRNRGIRKVPGISTMYVDGKMHQFAAGERSHPRINEVYLKLDEVIGRLKMAGYVPDTSSQIISGDEDGNEEEKERALVSHSEKLAVCFGLMSTKAGTPLCIFKNLRICRDCHSAMKMVSKIYGREITIRDRNRFHKFKNGGCSCSDYW; translated from the coding sequence ATGAGATGGCCAATTTCGCCCACTACCGCCTCTGCACTGGCTCGCCATTGCAGGGCCCTCATAAGATCACGCGCTCAAAGCTCAGATATCAGCGGCGGCCACAAGCTTCACGCCGCCTCCGTCACCTCCGGCCTCCTCACCCTCCCCCAGCTATTCGTCGGCAATGTACTCATGCAAATGTATGCCGCATGTAAAGATGCGACGCCTGCACGCAAGGTGTTCGACGAAATTCCTCTCTCGTTTAAAGACGCCGTGGACTGGACCACGCTCGTGGACTGCTGCAGCCACGACGGCGCGGCGCTGGATGCGCTCACCTTGTTCGTTTCGATGCGGAGAGAGGGCATCCCGATCGACCACATCGCTATGGTTTCGTTGTTCGGGACTTGCACGAAGGTGGGGAACATTGTGTTCGGGATTCAAGGGCATGCTTGTATGATGAAGATGGGTTTGGATTTCTCCGTTAAATCGCGGAATGCTGTGATGGATATGTATGTGAAATGCGGGTTAATGGATGATGCGAAGATGgtgttcgacgaaatgcctGAGAGAAATGTCGTTTCTTGGACTGTGCTTTTGTGGGGTGTGTTGAAATGGGAAGGGCTGGAGAGAGGGATGAaactgtttgatgaaatgccagAGAGGAATGTGATTGCTTGGACGATAATGATCGCAAGGCACGTCGAAAATGGGCTTATTCGGGAGGCGTTTGATCTTGTTGCTGAAATGGTGTTCAGTTGTGGATTCTGCCTGGATTCGAGCTCCTCCCTTTGCTCCATCTTATCGTCTTGCACGCAATCGGGGGATGTCGCGATGGGTAGATGGGTGCACGCGTACGCTCTCAAGGCGACAACGGACGCATCAACAGATGTCAAATTCGGCACAGCTGTGCTCGACATGTATGCAAAATGTGGCCGGATCGACACTGCTGTTCGGGTCTTCAAGTCCATGGAGACGAAGAATGTTATCACATGGAATGCCATGCTCGGTGGATTGGCGATGCACGGGAAGGGCGCTAAGGCTCTCGACATGTTCAATCAGATGGTAGAAGAGATCAAACCAAACGATGTCACTATCACAGCTGTTTTAGCCGCTTGCAGCCACTCGGGGCTGGTTGATGAAGGCCGGAGATTGTTCGACGTGCTTGAGAACACGTTCGAGCTCAGGCCGTCGATGGACAACTACGCTTGCGTGGTGGATCTCCTGGGCCGGGCAGGGTGTTTGCAAGAAGCAGAGGCCGTGATACGGGCCATGCCAATGAGGCCGAACGAGGTCGTGTTAGGGTCCCTGTTAGGCGCCTGCAGTGTGCACAGAGCGCACGACGTGGCAGAGCGCCTTCTCAAAGATCTGACCCGAATGCATCCACACAACACCGAGCATCACGTCCTGCTATCAAACATGTATGCTTTGTCGGGCAAGATGGCCAAAGCTCATTCTTTCCGGAAGGATCTTAGAAACAGAGGGATCAGAAAAGTGCCCGGGATCAGCACAATGTATGTCGACGGGAAGATGCACCAGTTCGCTGCAGGGGAGAGGTCGCATCCACGGATCAACGAGGTGTATTTGAAGCTGGATGAGGTGATAGGGAGGTTGAAAATGGCTGGTTATGTACCGGATACGAGCTCCCAAATCATATCCGGGGACGAGGATGGGAATGAGGAAGAGAAGGAGCGAGCGTTGGTGTCTCATAGTGAGAAACTGGCGGTGTGTTTTGGGCTGATGAGCACCAAAGCTGGGACGCCGCTTTGTATTTTCAAGAACTTGAGAATATGCAGAGATTGCCATTCGGCGATGAAGATGGTTTCGAAGATCTATGGTAGGGAGATTACTATTAGAGACCGTAACCGTTTCCACAAGTTCAAGAATGGTGGTTGCTCTTGCTCTGATTATTGGTGA
- the LOC121768840 gene encoding ARF guanine-nucleotide exchange factor GNOM-like, producing MTSLPNQQNGFNGLAEQPNFPFKLSGGALACMVNSEIGAVLAVMRRNVRWGVQYASDDEQIEHFLIKSFKELRKKIFSFKNHWHTIDPVLYVQPFLDVIKSDETGAPITGVALSSVYKILNLQILDSETVNVDNVLNLIVDAVTSCRFEVTDPASEEVVLMKILQVLLACMKSKASVNLNNHHVCSIVNTCFRIVHQASSKSELLQRISRHTMHELVRCIFLHLPELEGGRNQLPCGEKSSSIVEDNAATQSPTSEGKAKNEICIPAESENEKTESSPGNDGSLKDDSSMMDPYGVPSMVEIFHFLCSLLNVMDNIEMGPKSNPIAYHEDVPLFALGLINSAIELGGSSFGNHPKLLALIQEELFYNLMQFGLSMSPLILSTVCSIVLNLYHHLRTKLKLQLEAFISDVLLRIAQSKHGASYQQQEVAMEALIDFCRQPMFVAELYANYDCDISCGNVFEGLANLLSRSAFPVNSPLSAMNTLALDGLIALVQGMAERIEHDSSSLREAIPELEEYSSFWILRCDDYGEPVHWVPYVHSRKNIKRKLMIGVDHFNKNPKKGLEFLQGLKLLPDKLDAQSVAFFFRYTVGIDKNKIGEFLGGHDEFCIQVLYEFARTFDFRNMNLDTALRVFLETFRLPGESQKIQRVLEAFSESYYEQSSDILVNKDAALLLSYSIILLNTDQHNAQVKKKMSEEDFIRNNRKINGGNDLPRDFLSELYQSICENEIRMVPDQGGSAGILTRSHWIGLTHRAKHTSPYIVSDSGSHLDYDMFTLLSGPAIAAISVVLDHAEDEDVSQLCIDGFLAIARLSASYNLGEVLDDLVISLCKFTTLLSPSFNEKSILYFAHDIKAKMATVAVFTIANRYSDSIRSGWRNILDCILSLHKIGLLPARLASDATDELESSTDNGQVKTSATYSPVAQVPATIPRKSSGLMSRFSLLLSYDAEEPAPQPSEEQLAARQRTLQTIQNCHIDSIFAESKFLQAESLSELVRALVLAAGRPLKGNSSSEDEDTAVFCLELLIAITLNNRDRIMLLWQNVYEHIANVVQSTVMPCTLVEKAVFGLLRICQRLLPYKENLTEELLKSLQLVLKLDARVADAYCEQITQEVMHLVKANAMQIRSHLGWRTIISLVSITARHPEASESGFETLSYIMSEGAHLSPANYVLCVNAARQFAESRVGNVDRSVKSLDLMSASVVCLVTWFSQTKEAAGEETAVKMSQDILEMWMRLVQGLRKVCVDQREEVRNHAIVLLQRCLTGVDGISIPTELWLQCFDLVIFTLLDELPEMAQQQSAKEYRSVEGSMTLSLKLLSKAFLQALVDLSQSTSFCQLWLKVLGCMEKYMKMRFRGKRSEKIHELVPELLKNTLLVMKTKGILVPCYPVGGDSFWQLTWSHVNNIEPTLQSEVFPSEELEKLKENHAKANCSPLPDGSVLVPPNETAA from the exons ATGACGAGTTTGCCAAATCAGCAGAATGGGTTCAATGGCTTGGCTGAGCAACCCAATTTCCCATTCAAGCTTTCTGGCGGAGCTTTAGCATGCATGGTGAACTCTGAGATTGGTGCGGTTTTGGCTGTGATGAGAAGAAATGTGAGATGGGGAGTGCAATATGCATCTGATGATGAGCAGATAGAGCACTTTCTCATAAAATCTTTCAAGGAACTCCGAAAAaagatattttcttttaaaaatcaTTGGCATACCATTGATCCTGTTCTGTACGTCCAGCCATTTTTGGACGTCATTAAATCTGATGAAACTGGTGCACCAATCACTGGTGTTGCGTTGTCATCTGTTTACAAAATCTTAAATCTGCAGATACTTGACTCAGAAACTGTGAATGTAGACAATGTCTTAAACCTAATTGTGGATGCTGTCACAAGCTGTCGTTTTGAGGTGACTGATCCTGCTTCTGAAGAAGTTGTTCTGATGAAAATTCTGCAAGTTCTTTTGGCTTGCATGAAAAGCAAGGCATCTGTTAATTTGAACAATCATCATGTATGTAGCATTGTGAATACTTGCTTCCGTATAGTTCATCAAGCAAGCTCAAAAAGTGAATTGCTGCAAAGGATATCTCGCCACACAATGCATGAGCTGGTTAGGTGTATATTTTTGCACCTTCCTGAGTTGGAGGGTGGAAGGAATCAATTACCTTGTGGAGAGAAGTCTTCTTCAATTGTAGAG GACAATGCCGCCACACAGAGTCCTACTTCTGAGGGGAAggcaaaaaatgaaatttgcaTTCCTGCAGAATCTGAAAATGAAAAGACTGAGAGTTCTCCTGGGAATGATGGCTCCTTAAAGGATGATTCTTCAATGATGGACCCATATGGAGTCCCATCAATGGTggaaatatttcatttcttgtGCTCTCTTCTGAATGTGATGGATAATATAGAAATGGGTCCAAAATCCAATCCAATAGCATATCATGAAGATGTTCCTCTTTTTGCACTGGGTTTGATTAATTCTGCGATAGAATTGGGCGGATCTTCTTTTGGGAATCATCCTAAATTATTAGCTCTGATACAGGAAGAACTATTTTACAATCTGATGCAGTTTGGCTTGTCAATGAGCCCGCTTATTCTCTCAACTGTATGTAGCATAGTCCTGAATCTCTATCACCATCTCCGAACTAAATTAAAACTACAGCTTGAAGCTTTTATTTCCGATGTGCTGTTGAGGATTGCACAAAGTAAGCATGGAGCTTCTTACCAACAACAAGAGGTTGCTATGGAAGCGCTTATTGACTTCTGCAGGCAGCCTATGTTTGTCGCCGAGTTGTATGCCAATTATGATTGTGATATATCATGCGGAAATGTGTTTGAAGGCCTTGCTAACCTGCTGTCAAGGAGTGCTTTTCCTGTTAACAGCCCTTTGTCGGCCATGAACACGCTTGCTTTGGATGGTCTGATTGCTTTGGTTCAGGGCATGGCTGAAAGAATAGAGCACGATTCATCAAGTTTAAGGGAAGCCATTCCAGAACTTGAAGAATATAGTTCTTTTTGGATTCTCAGATGTGATGATTATGGAGAACCTGTTCACTGGGTTCCATATGTTCATAGTAGAAAGAACATCAAGAGGAAGTTGATGATTGGCGTTGATCACTTTAACAAGAATCCCAAGAAGGGTCTGGAATTTCTTCAAGGATTAAAATTGTTGCCTGACAAACTGGATGCCCAAAGTGTAGCATTTTTCTTCAGGTATACAGTGGGAATAGATAAAAATAAGATTGGGGAATTTCTAGGAGGTCACGATGAATTCTGTATTCAAGTTCTTTATGAATTTGCTAGAACTTTTGATTTCCGGAACATGAATTTGGACACTGCTTTGCGCGTGTTCTTGGAAACTTTCAGATTGCCTGGAGAATCCCAGAAGATACAGAGAGTGCTTGAAGCATTTTCTGAAAGCTATTACGAGCAATCATCAGATATTTTGGTCAATAAGGATGCTGCTCTGCTGTTGTCATATTCTATAATATTGCTCAATACCGACCAACACAATGCACAGGTCAAGAAGAAGATGAGTGAAGAAGATTTCATACGTAACAATCGCAAAATCAATGGTGGAAATGATCTGCCTCGAGATTTCTTATCTGAGCTGTATCAATCTATATGTGAAAATGAAATTCGCATGGTTCCAGATCAAGGAGGTTCTGCTGGGATTCTGACACGAAGCCACTGGATTGGTCTGACACACAGAGCAAAACATACATCGCCATACATTGTATCTGATTCAGGATCCCACCTTGACTATGATATGTTTACTCTTTTGTCTGGTCCTGCAATTGCTGCCATATCCGTAGTGCTTGATCATGCGGAGGATGAAGATGTTTCACAGTTATGCATTGATGGATTCTTGGCCATCGCTAGGCTTTCAGCTTCGTATAATCTGGGTGAAGTCTTGGATGATTTGGTTATCTCTCTTTGCAAGTTTACAACCTTGTTGAGTCCATCTTTCAATGAGAAATCAATTCTTTATTTTGCGCATGACATAAAAGCTAAGATGGCAACTGTAGCAGTTTTTACCATTGCAAACCGTTACAGTGACAGTATTCGATCAGGCTGGAGAAATATACTGGACTGCATCTTGAGTTTGCATAAAATTGGCCTTCTTCCTGCACGCCTTGCGAGTGATGCCACTGATGAGTTGGAGTCTTCTACTGATAATGGTCAAGTGAAAACATCAGCTACTTATTCACCTGTAGCTCAGGTGCCAGCAACAATTCCCAGGAAATCATCTGGGCTTATGAGCCGGTTTAGCCTGTTGTTATCATATGATGCAGAAGAACCTGCACCCCAACCCTCAGAAGAACAGCTTGCTGCTCGTCAGCGTACTCTGCAGACAATACAAAATTGTCACATTGATAGCATTTTTGCTGAGAGTAAGTTTCTACAAGCAGAATCGTTGTCAGAGCTTGTCCGTGCTCTTGTCTTGGCTGCAGGACGTCCTCTCAAAGGGAATAGCTCTTCAGAAGATGAAGATACAGCTGTTTTTTGTCTGGAGTTGCTGATTGCAATCACTCTAAACAATCGGGATAGGATCATGCTTCTATGGCAAAATGTGTATGAGCACATAGCAAATGTTGTTCAATCAACAGTGATGCCTTGTACTCTTGTAGAGAAGGCTGTCTTTGGTCTCCTTCGCATATGCCAGCGATTGCTTCCTTACAAGGAAAATCTTACTGAAGAGCTTCTCAAGTCTCTGCAACTAGTATTGAAACTTGATGCCCGGGTAGCTGATGCTTATTGCGAGCAGATCACACAGGAGGTCATGCATCTTGTGAAAGCAAATGCAATGCAGATAAGATCTCATTTGGGTTGGCGGACAATCATATCCTTAGTTTCAATCACAGCTCGGCACCCAGAGGCATCTGAATCAGGGTTTGAGACACTGTCTTATATTATGTCTGAGGGTGCCCACCTGTCACCTGCTAATTATGTGCTTTGCGTGAACGCTGCAAGGCAGTTTGCTGAGTCTCGTGTTGGCAATGTCGATCGGTCTGTCAAATCTTTGGACCTGATGTCTGCTTCAGTCGTTTGTCTGGTGACGTGGTTTTCCCAGACTAAGGAAGCAGCGGGTGAGGAAACTGCAGTTAAGATGTCCCAGGATATTCTGGAAATGTGGATGAGGCTTGTGCAGGGATTGAGAAAAGTTTGCGTGGATCAGAGAGAAGAGGTCAGGAATCATGCCATCGTGTTGCTACAAAGATGCTTAACAGGGGTGGATGGCATCTCTATACCGACTGAACTGTGGCTGCAATGTTTTGATCTCGTGATCTTCACATTGCTTGATGAACTACCGGAAATGGCTCAGCAACAATCTGCCAAGGAGTATCGAAGCGTGGAAGGATCAATGACACTGTCTCTCAAACTCTTGTCGAAAGCATTTTTACAAGCCCTGGTTGATCTATCCCAGTCAACTTCATTCTGCCAACTCTGGTTAAAGGTGCTTGGTTGTATGGAAAAATATATGAAGATGAGATTCAGAGGGAAAAGAAGTGAAAAGATCCATGAATTAGTCCCGGAGCTTCTAAAGAACACTCTGTTAGTGATGAAGACGAAAGGAATTCTTGTCCCTTGCTATCCCGTTGGAGGAGACAGCTTTTGGCAACTGACTTGGTCGCACGTGAACAACATAGAACCAACTTTGCAGTCAGAAGTTTTCCCCAGCGAAGAACTAGAGAAGTTGAAAGAGAATCACGCCAAGGCTAACTGCAGCCCTCTCCCCGATGGAAGTGTCCTTGTTCCGCCAAACGAAACTGCAGCTTGA